CAGTTAATAACAggcaaaaaacagaagacaggATCTCTCAGACCCCgaaataaacaagtgaatcaaagatggttaaataCCATGACTAATAAATGATGCaatgctttgtggcatggtgtggaaacaatcatctcattttgaacgtgactaaaacaaaggagatgattgtagattttaagagaaacaggaataagtcaaaaactatttctatcatgggagaagaagtggaggtggtggaggagtataaatacctcggtgttcacctggacaacagactaaagtggagatgcaactgtgaagccatctacaagaagggaaagagcagactgtacttcttgaggaagcttaggtcctttggtgtttgcagccagatgctgcatatcttctataagtctgttgtggaaagtgtgatctcttctaccatcatctgctggggaagcagcatcagaaccagggacttaaaaaagctcaaaaagctgataaaaaaggctggctctgttctggggactcctctggaacctctggagatcattgtggaaagacggattcttcataaaatgaagaacattatggagaactctgagcatcctcttcatgagactgtcctacagcaacatagtgtcttcagtcagaggcttcttcagatcggctgtaagacggagcgctacaggagatccttcctgcccacagccatcagcatctacaacggctctttgaggaaaccttcataatatgagctataacaacatttaatttccctttgggaataataaagtatttttgaatttgaattgaatttgaattaccatgcaaagttatttatttttgggaACCAATGAtcatcttgaagaatctggaaatgaggttgagttagtcttggaacttaAACAATAATTAGTATactttcaaacaaccattcacaatgaataatcagataaaatattcgttcgttcgtcgtcttccgcttatccaggaccgggtcgcgggggcagcagactcagcagagacgcccagatgtccctctctccagacactgcctccagctcctccagggggagcccaaggcgttcccaggccagccgagagacatagtccctccagcgtgtcctgggccgtcccctgggcctcctcccggtgggacgtgcctggaacacctcccgaggaaggcgtccaggaggcatccggtatagatgcccgagccacctcaactggctcctctcaatgtggaggagcagcggctctactccgggctcctcccggatggccgagctcctcaccctatctctaagggagtgcccggccaccctacggaggaagctcatttcagccgcttgtatccgtgatctcgttctttcggtcatgacccaaagttcatggccataggtgagggtaggaacgtagaccgaccagtaaattgagagctttgcttttcggctcagctctctcttcaccacaatggaccggcacagcgcccccattactgtggcagctgcaccgatccgtctgtcgatctcccgctccattcttccctcacttgtgaacaagaccccgagatacttaaactcctccacttgaggcaggaactcccctccaacctgaagaggacaagccacccttttccggtcgagtaccatggcctcggacttggaggagctgatcctcatcccagccgcttcacacccggctgcgaaccgccacagcgcatgctgtaggtcttggctagagggggccagcaggaccacgtcatccgcaaaaagaagagacgaaatccactggtccccaaaccagaccccctccggcccttggctgcgtctagaaatcctgtccataaaagttatgaacaggaccggcgacaaagggcagccctgccggagtccaacatgcactgggaacaggtccgacttagtgccggcaatgcggaccaaactcctgctccgctcgtacagggaccggatggcccctaataaagggcccccgattccatactcccggagcaccccccacagggcatcacgagggacacagtcgaatgccttctccaggtccacaaaacacatgtgaaccggttgggcaaactcccatgaaccctcgagcaccctgtagagggtatagagttggtccagtgttccacggctgggacgaaaaccacactgttcctcctgaagccgaggttcgactatcggtcggactctcctctccaataccctggcgtaggccttaccagggaggctgaggagtgtgatccccctgtagttggaacacaccctccggtcccccttcttataaagggggactaccaccccagtctgccagtccagaggcactgtccccgaccgccacgcaatgttgaagaggcttgtcaaccatgacagccctacaacatccagacacttgaggtactcagggcggatctcatccacccccgaagccttgccaccgcggagctttttaaccacctcggtgacttcagcctgggtgatgaaagaatccaaccccgagtccccagcctctgtttccaccacggaatgcgtgatggcaggattgaggagatcctcgaagtactccttccaccgcccgataatgtcctcagtcgaggtcagcagtctcccgcccccactataaacagtgttggcaaagcactgcttccccctcctgaggcgccggacggtttgccagaatcgcttcgaggccaaccggtagtccttctccatggcctcaccgaactcttccctggcccgggtttttgcctctgccacagcccgggccgcagcacgcttggcctcacggtacccgtcagccgcctcaggagtcccacaagccaaccacagccgataggactccttcttcagcttaacagcatcccttactgccggtgtccaccaccgggttctgggattgccgccacgacaggcaccgcagaccttacggccgcagctatgggcagcagcatcgacaatagatgcagagaacatggtccactcggactctatgtctccaacatcccccgggatctggtcgaagctctcccggaggtgggagttgaatacatccctggccgagggctccgccaggcgttcccagcagaccctcactatgcgcttgggcctgccgagtctgtccggctttctcctcctccagcggatccaactcaccaccaggtgatgatcagtggacagctcagcccctctcttcacccgagtgtccaaaacatgcggccgaaggtctgatgatacgacaacaaagtcgatcatcgacctcctgcctagggtgtcctggtgccaagtgcactgatggacacccttatgtttgaacatggtgttcgttatggacaatccgtgactagcacagaagtccaataacaaaacaccactcggattcagatcggggaggccattcctcccgatcacgcctctccaggtgtcactgtcgttccccacgtgggcgttgaagtcccccagcagaataatggagtccccgggaggggcactatccagcacccccgacagggacgccaagaaggcagggtactctgcactaccactcggcccgtaggctgaaatgatagtcagagacctctccccaacccgaaggcggagggatacaaccctctcatccactggggtaaaccccaacacgagacggctgagctggggagcaacaagcaaacccacaccagcccgccgcctctccccgtgggccactccagagtagaagagagtccaacccctctcaaggcgatgggttccagagcccacgctgtgcgtggaggcgagcccgactatttctagtcgatatctctcgacctcccgcacaagctcaggctccttcccccccagcgaggtgacattccacgtccctagagccagcctaagcatctggggatcgggccgttgaggtctccaccttcgtccgccacccaatcctctttgcaccggtccctcacggttccccctgcaggtggtgggcccactgggggatggcctcgcgtctctcattcgggcttggcccggccgggtcccgcgaggagcaacccggccaccaggcgctctccgacgagtcccgaccccaggcctggctccagggtgggacccttgctccgccgtaccgggcgacgtcacgtgcctcgatattgtgttcttcatgaggggttcttaaaatattattttcataaaataataagACTGTAATAGTTACCTTGGATAATCTGGTCTAGGACCAGCAGTTAAATGAACTTGtcaaggacctgtagatggttGTTTTCAGTATTGCAGTTTTGTTAGATATATCTGTCCCAATATTTGGGTCACACCATGCCATCCTAATGAGTCAGCTTAACtcagtttgtaaaaatgtaagacAATCAAACACATCTAAACAGATTGCTTACTAAACTGAATCTTGTCTTAATTTTTGAAGTGTGAAAAATCAAACttaacaaagaatgctttcagaaatataaatgatgattgttaatttttatcaatttacaaaatgataaatgagtgaacccaaacatacagccaaagccgataagaactatcttcagcgtaaagaagaacaagacttactgaaAGTGATGGTATGGTCCCCAcggagccctgatctcaacatcatggagtgtgtctgggattacatttattgtcattacatgaaaataaatgattaacacttccattttttaaagcattctttgtttacaacatttttacacacccgcctaaaacttttgcacagaactgtatgtatgtatgtgtgtgtgtgtgtgtgcgtgtgcgtgtgtgtgtgtgtgtgtgtgtgtgtgtgtgtgtgtggatagaGTGGGTAGAGGTAGCCGTCTTGGAATTGGATTGTGGGTAAGATTTCAGCTTTCCACACTGCTTCACATGTCagtgtgcccctgggcaaggcacttcacTTAGTCTGGTTTTGTTCAGTTTATTAGTTTACATataatataacataaaaatgccaaaagtaaaaaacaacaacatagcaatgttaaaagaaataatgaatgaatgaatcttCACCTAGTTTTACCAAATGATAAGGGACATCATGTATTTACtaaaattagaaaagtttagaAATATACTAAAATGAACTACATGACAAATCTCAGTGACCTGGAGAGTATTTTAGGACAATGCATGCACCCCTTGATGAGAGAAGCaaggaggaagagtttttaatttttttttttttcctcttaccCCAGTTTTTGGTTATCCTAATTTATTATGGGCATAGGGTTAtgtgattttaattttttccccCTAAACATTGTCATTATTGTACTATGTCTTATTATTGTACTATCTCATGACTTTGAGTCATGAGATGTTTTTAGTGTCACATTGTATTTATTTGGAATGATGTGGggctggtgttttgtttttagggaGATATACTGTTGTGTAAacaatgttctagaacatttgTTGTagtattataatataatatgcACTGTATGTAAAAATAGTGTTCTTATGCAAATAAGTACACATTACAGTGTTCTCTATTACAATTTTTGTTACcagcataaaaacacaaaattagacTTTTTGACATTTAATTATGGCCTATTTGCTTATAACCATCTGGAATAAATACATAAGTcttgatttatttctttaatgaaATTAACTAAAACTCTACTGGAAGCAAAAAGGCAGGTATCACCTGCAAatggcagtaaaaaaaaaactacagttgGACAATGTAGCAAGATCATTTATGTAAATAAGAAACAATAAAGGTCCACACCATTGTGTATTATATTTTTTGCATGACTGAAAGCCATTCCAAGGAAAATAATtctctcaataaaaaaaacaactggtgAGCCGGTTGtgaacatttctgttaaaacaaTATCTATactatttagaaaacaaataattaatcaTATAGAATGCCTTCGACCTAAAAATATACCTgctgaaaatttgtttttatttacagcttAATGAATTCTAGCAGTAAGTTCTAATAATGCCATGTATGTTGAATGCCTTCTCTGAAAACCATTCTGATGATTATAAAGGATATTACAGGAGTGCAAGTGATTCAGGATTCTTTCATATTCTAGTTGCTCTAAAAGCTTGGAGAAGCTAAGTAACATTGAAATAGGATGATAGTTTGTAAAGTCTCGTGATCTCCTGATTTAAAAAGTGGAATCATTTTAGCAACCTTCAGTTCAGAAGGTATTATGCCAGTTTCCATTTATGATGCAAAAATGAACGACAAAGGCTTTATGATTAGTCATGACTTCTTTGAGTAAGGAGATACCAGGAGCAGATAACCTCAAATCTGTGATATCACTCACCTCCTCTGAACGGATTGAAAAATAGGacacaaacagaatataaagatatcaaCGTAGCACATACAGAGACtgaattcaacttttctgcactcctactgACATCAACtacacataaaaatgttttttttttaaagtgattttaCATGATATGTCccttttaaaagaaatacaggACAAAAAGGAATTAAACAcatattttattagaaaaaacaaacacatggaACAATCTGACTTTTGCTACTGGAGTTTATTGCAGATCATTCCCTGAAGTCTACAAATAGTTTCCCGCAAAATATATTACACAACTTCTCATTGAGTTACTTATATATTTGTGACACTGTTTTGAAACCTTTAGTTGTGCAACTTACTTTGCCTGAGCTTGTTGGGAAACAGAGGGCAAGTAAAGTCTAAACCTTTTGAtttgaatactttgtttttttttttgtatgttttgtcaTTTCAGAGCAAACAAAGATATGAGGCAGATAGACTGTGCTACACCAGATGCCTGTTTTGCCCATGCACTCCTTTGAGGTACTGTATTACATTTTTCCCTTGGCACTACTTAGGCCGGACGTCTCCACTCCACTTGGTTTCACTCTACGCGGAACCTGTTGCATTCCCATTGACTCACTGACAGCTGGAGTTATGGCTTAAACCCcacctccagccgtcagtgtggtttgctgtgctgctattaacgttactgtgtgacattgtcacattaacaCACAGATTACTAGTAATCTgtgtgaaatggaaaaaaaaaaatcaaaaagtaaaatcaaaaataaaaacataaataaacagaacacaaaacaattTTTGTGGTATTGAATTTGCAAGAATGTCTTGTGTatgttttcatgtataaaataatcCACTGGGATAACTATCTGgaacacagcccagccagaaggggttctgatgtgagatGGGTGGCAGGAGAGAAGCTGCTGTCTGGAATGGTGAAGCTCcagagtttgcctgaagaacTTACAATTATGGACTTTATGATGACGTTTTTGTCTCAGCAATGGCAATAATGAAGACAAGGACTTTAGAGTGCAAAACTGCTGACTTTTGACTGCGGTGAAGTCTAGTCTTGGTTTGGATTTTGGATATTCATGGTGTGCGGATTCAGCGGGGTCTTCCTCCTGTTCGACATGATCCAGGCAGTCTGAATACAGGCAGCtgttctctgcctgctccctcctcctgcagactcTGGTTCATCAAAAAATGTCCAAACCAGACATACTTTTTTATAggggtattgttttgtgtgttttggggaaaatttttgtgtgtttgaacTTACAGCttgcagctgattttatgtgtgatcagctggttccTGTTATTATTAAATGCAGCACCCTGCCTgcctgtaattcagaaagctgatgtttCTTTCCTTTCTACTTTCAGgtatggtttatgatttgtaaatagtaaaattatattttgattgGACCCActctggccattgtggtccttaatattattgtagttgagTTAtgttaacttttccctgcactacccCCGCAAAACCTtatcatttctcctggtcctataggccaatcagtgaacaaccatctgttcatgtcacatgtagtccctactgaGCCCCGATCATACTTGCTACTGAGTAGGTCCTAGAAAAGCAAGAACTGGGTCGGAAAGACCAGTAATAGAATCGTTCGCAAAGTGGGCTGAGTGGAGTTGAGCTGACCTAAGTAGAGCCAGTAGAAAAGGGGCATACagggtcaaaagttttagaacttctttctcatttaatggttttttttATGGTTATGACTATTTActttgtacatagattctcactgaaggcatcaaaacagtaaatgaacacatatggaattgtgtagcaaacaaaaaattgtaatagaactttaaatatgttttagctatattttagattacaagcagccgccctttgctgtgatgactgtgataacctttggccgtctatCAGTGAACCAGTTAATATTTGTACTGTGAGGTTAGAAAATGAAATGTGAACAGCAGGtctttttgccacatttcagatATATCCTGGATGAGTAAGAACTGTTTCAACATCAACATGACCAGCCCATCGTTTTTGTCTAATAAACAAAGGTCAAAGAGCTCTATGTTGCACAAAAAAGAAGAACTGCTTtgaagaagtttaaacaaaTGAGGAAGGAGAGAGGAGAAACATCAATTCTCTTCAGAGGAATTACTTTACACAAGTTTTCAAGGTAAGATCATGGCTATAAATTCAGCAGAAAATTCAGCAGAAAATGAACCACTGTTCAACATGCCTTGTTCACAATTTCCACTTCTGTTGTTTATTgcagaaatgtaaagaaaacttAGTCTTTTAGATTCACGTGATGACACCTAAAACTTGTCTGTGgtgtctattttatttttcattagatGAAGGTGCTGCTTCTGCTTGTGATGATGAAGGCTTGTGCTGCCATAACACAAGGTATTTATTTTAAGTGTAAAAAACATAATGTATCACAGAAAAGAAGTTGTATGTAATTTGCAACGGATTACATGAGCCAGTCAAATGTTCTTTGactttattttctaattaaaaggaagaaaaacagcatcatgtttAGAGCACATTAACAGACTGAATAGAAAATGGTGGGAAAAAACTTGAAATGATTGACtttaagtgtgtttgtgtgataaccttcagtttcttttttaataaactgagaaactagagaTTTTACTGAAAGTTGGAGCTTAGCCTACAACAACCTTAACAAAATGGGAATTTAAGTAATCATTTTGCACTTTCTGGACAGAGAAAACAACAGCGCTGCTTCAACCTGTTCTCTATACTAATCCTAAAAAAGacaattaaatattcaaaaaataattaaaccaacaaagaagaattaaattacttttatcATTTGTAAACAGCATCTGTTGTTTGCATTACGCATAATACATGTGATTTGCTTTGAagttatatttaaaattttaaataatgtagGAACCAGAAACATGTCACAAActgttctttctgtttctgattaccgtattttccgcactataaggcgcacttaaaaaccattaattttctcaaaaaatgacagtgcgccttgtaatccggagcgccttatatatggatcaattggttaattggttgatccatactggttgtacacggcgctctgtcaaaatgtttcagtacgactggtagccgcaccgcttgcagcattacggctaccgtagtcaggggcgtcgccgaagtaatagcggtaaacacctgtactgagcttactcctagtccaacaccacttgtgtgtgtataaggtttgaatgtactgttgcaggaattgcctgaactatatgtgattagaagctcagtgtgtggggtgtatgtttggtgtgtgtgtatggaagatgttgacattactcctccggacagaggtggcgctgtgtgctgccgtagctgagaatcaagagtgaaggagtgacgtcggtattattgtgtgtgtggggtgggtagagacggcgaccggagcagcgatgtatgagtctgtaagccctgtgtttttacgtgctgcaaagtcattaaaaagaaccccgaatctcgtcaacaactcagtgttttgatgctgtttcttcatgctcaactcagcaacgtatgagtgaaggagttaaccccgaggaaactagtaacttcggccctggagaaagcgtctcccctgtgtcatcagactacggtcaggggacagaaacaggaaaggttaacagtactaacgtttgatttagtgcatcaaactgtttcttttacgtgtttactgaatcagggaaaagttccctttcacgttttgactaacgtttgatttcaacttcatagactccaatgcattcctaacgtgcggttggctctattcaatagatttctatgtagaggagaccttaccatgagagtgaatggagttatcagaacgctggtttgtagtgtattaataaagtttgactgactgttttgttgacattctctttagcacagctccatctagtggatgcataacgcaaccccagtcaaacgtttgactgcagtagcttctattctatgcgccttataatccggtgcgccctatatatgaaaaaagttctaaaatagaccattcattgaaggtgcgccttataatccggtgcgccttatagtgcggaaaatacggtactttcAAAAGATATACACTGTATTTGATGTGCGCAAATCAGTTAATGCAAAGGGAATTATTAATAGaactaaaaaaaggaaaatatatatttttttcagatcTTTCAGGTAAAATGTTTACCTTCCCGCTGGAAAGCAACAGAGCTCGTGTGATGTTCAACACATCAAGAAGGGATTTTAAGGCCTTAACTGTTTGTCACAGGTACTGTAGTTTTAAATGTGAGAATTATACAGAAGAATGTTCattatttctgtgtttcagCTACGTTGTGCAATGCATACTGTATCTGTCGTTTTAACAGATCCTTTACGGACCTCAAAAGAGATCATACCCTCTTCTCCTTAGCCACACCCTCTCATGCCAATGACCTTTTGATTTTCTGGGATGACACCAATAAAGTAATGGAGCCACATATCAGGAATAAAAATGCCAAGTTTGGAGGGCGTGACTACAAACTAAACATGTGGCACTCTGTCTGTACCACATGGGATGCTACGTCTGGATTGGTGCAACTGTGGTTTGATGGACAACCTTCGATTAGGAAATTCACAAGCTCTGGATCAAACATTGGCGGACCTGTCATAATTATTGTAGGACAGGTAACGTTAATTTTATACACTTAACAATGGAACCATTAACTTTCCAATACCACCTAGAACAGAGAGGTCCTTTTATCCCTTGTTGAAGCAGGCTCAGTTGCTGCTTTATTTGTAGT
This genomic stretch from Girardinichthys multiradiatus isolate DD_20200921_A chromosome 3, DD_fGirMul_XY1, whole genome shotgun sequence harbors:
- the LOC124862589 gene encoding C-reactive protein-like, whose translation is MKVLLLLVMMKACAAITQDLSGKMFTFPLESNRARVMFNTSRRDFKALTVCHRSFTDLKRDHTLFSLATPSHANDLLIFWDDTNKVMEPHIRNKNAKFGGRDYKLNMWHSVCTTWDATSGLVQLWFDGQPSIRKFTSSGSNIGGPVIIIVGQEQDSHGGGFDIKQSFVGMMSDVYMWDYVLSPCEIQNYVNEQNFTPGNVLNWRALDYEIIDKVLLEHKVTVC